The Shewanella zhangzhouensis genome has a window encoding:
- the recO gene encoding DNA repair protein RecO, giving the protein MERGYLLHSRPYRENSAIVNLLVDGAGRVDAIARLGSGKRSSRALLQPFQPLLFSLSGKGELRTLIQPEAYAPAIPLQGDALYAAMYLNELLMRCLSHSHAGEGLFFSYHQTLMSMAKGFCQSQLRYFELALLEELGACPSLSDDTLGAAISAECAYRPCPEGGLAPSTLEKAISGRAILALAQKELSEADFAAARQLLRFLLAPFVGNKPLVSRQLFANRNKS; this is encoded by the coding sequence ATGGAAAGGGGTTACCTGTTGCATTCGCGTCCCTATCGGGAAAACAGCGCCATCGTAAACCTCTTGGTGGATGGCGCGGGTCGGGTTGATGCCATTGCACGGCTCGGCAGCGGCAAGCGCTCCAGCCGGGCGCTGCTGCAACCTTTTCAGCCACTACTGTTTTCACTGTCGGGTAAGGGTGAGCTCAGAACCCTTATTCAGCCCGAAGCCTATGCCCCCGCCATTCCGCTGCAGGGCGACGCTCTCTATGCCGCCATGTACCTCAATGAACTCCTGATGCGCTGCCTCAGCCACAGTCATGCGGGCGAGGGGTTGTTTTTCAGCTATCACCAGACACTGATGTCCATGGCCAAGGGGTTTTGCCAGAGTCAACTGAGATACTTTGAGCTGGCACTGCTTGAAGAGCTTGGTGCCTGCCCATCACTCTCGGATGATACCCTGGGTGCGGCCATCAGTGCCGAATGTGCCTACAGGCCTTGTCCCGAGGGTGGCTTGGCCCCCAGTACACTGGAAAAAGCCATTTCAGGCCGGGCGATTCTTGCGTTGGCACAGAAGGAACTCTCAGAAGCCGATTTTGCCGCAGCACGGCAGTTGCTCAGGTTTTTATTGGCGCCCTTTGTTGGCAATAAACCCCTGGTCAGCAGACAACTCTTTGCCAATCGAAACAAAAGCTGA
- the pdxJ gene encoding pyridoxine 5'-phosphate synthase, with protein MSRILLGVNIDHIATLRQARGTNYPDPVHAAAVAEHAGADGITIHLREDRRHIIDRDVYLLAKTLKTRMNFECAVTEEMLNIACEVKPTYVCLVPEKREELTTEGGLDVAGQKDKIRAAVEHLAAQGILVSLFIDADKTQIDAAHEVGAPYIEIHTGRYADAHTEAEADTELERIASMAKYAHGLGITVNAGHGLHYHNVKPIAAIPELYELNIGHAIVARAAIDGLEKAVRDMKQLMLEGRRGE; from the coding sequence ATGAGCCGCATTCTTCTGGGCGTGAACATCGACCACATCGCCACCCTGCGTCAGGCCCGTGGCACCAACTACCCTGATCCTGTACATGCCGCCGCCGTGGCTGAGCATGCCGGCGCCGATGGCATCACCATTCACCTGCGTGAAGACAGACGCCATATCATCGACCGCGATGTGTACCTGCTGGCCAAAACCCTGAAAACACGGATGAACTTCGAGTGTGCCGTAACTGAAGAGATGCTCAATATCGCCTGTGAGGTCAAACCCACCTATGTGTGTTTGGTGCCTGAGAAGCGTGAAGAGTTGACCACAGAAGGCGGTCTGGATGTGGCTGGGCAGAAAGATAAAATCCGTGCTGCTGTCGAGCATTTGGCTGCCCAGGGTATTTTGGTGTCGCTCTTTATCGATGCCGACAAGACCCAAATTGATGCGGCCCACGAAGTTGGCGCGCCTTATATCGAAATCCACACCGGCCGTTATGCCGATGCCCATACCGAGGCCGAAGCAGATACCGAGCTTGAGCGAATCGCCTCCATGGCTAAATACGCCCATGGCTTGGGTATTACCGTGAATGCAGGCCATGGCTTGCACTACCACAACGTCAAGCCCATCGCCGCCATTCCCGAGCTGTATGAGCTCAATATCGGCCACGCCATTGTGGCCCGTGCAGCCATTGACGGTCTGGAGAAGGCTGTGCGCGATATGAAGCAGCTGATGCTTGAAGGTCGCCGGGGCGAGTAA
- the acpS gene encoding holo-ACP synthase produces the protein MSVLGLGTDIVEIERIRSQLERGGDRLAKRVLTESELAIFVGSGQRELYLAKRFAAKEAVAKALGTGIGRGVSFQHIETYSDEFGAPCVRLTDGALERMQQLGGSQIRLSIADERHYAVATAILC, from the coding sequence ATGTCAGTGTTGGGGCTGGGGACAGACATAGTTGAGATTGAGCGTATCCGCAGCCAACTTGAGCGCGGCGGCGATAGGCTCGCCAAGCGGGTACTGACGGAATCCGAGCTGGCGATTTTTGTCGGCAGCGGTCAGCGCGAGTTGTACCTGGCCAAACGCTTTGCCGCCAAGGAAGCGGTAGCAAAGGCGCTGGGTACAGGCATAGGTCGCGGAGTGTCGTTTCAACATATTGAAACCTACAGCGATGAGTTTGGTGCCCCCTGTGTGCGCCTGACTGACGGCGCCCTGGAGCGTATGCAACAGCTCGGTGGAAGCCAAATCCGTCTGTCCATCGCCGATGAGCGGCATTATGCGGTGGCAACCGCCATACTCTGTTAA
- a CDS encoding DUF962 domain-containing protein codes for MKTAAEQLARYKSVHLNPTNIKTHFVGIPLIIWSAFVWLGLIRFELGTLGEASAAMVFTLIVLAYYLKLHVRLAVGMLVFILPVLYTSDIMASVPHATWIAAVVFIIGWVFQLIGHKYEKAKPAFVDDMNQLLIGPFFLMAEVYFALGLEKALEREITPQAIALRRALEASRKTA; via the coding sequence ATGAAGACAGCCGCCGAGCAACTTGCGCGCTATAAGAGTGTGCACCTAAACCCCACCAACATTAAAACCCACTTTGTCGGTATCCCGCTTATCATCTGGTCAGCCTTTGTTTGGCTTGGGCTTATCCGGTTCGAACTGGGCACTCTGGGTGAGGCCAGCGCAGCCATGGTGTTTACCCTGATAGTGCTGGCTTACTACCTTAAACTGCACGTGCGCCTCGCCGTTGGCATGCTGGTGTTTATCCTGCCGGTGCTGTACACCTCAGACATAATGGCATCCGTGCCCCACGCCACCTGGATAGCTGCCGTGGTGTTTATCATTGGCTGGGTATTTCAACTGATTGGCCATAAGTACGAAAAGGCAAAACCGGCGTTTGTGGATGATATGAATCAGCTGTTGATTGGGCCTTTCTTTTTGATGGCTGAGGTGTATTTTGCACTGGGCCTCGAAAAAGCGCTCGAGCGTGAGATTACGCCACAGGCCATAGCGCTGCGAAGAGCCCTTGAAGCGAGCCGCAAGACGGCTTGA
- a CDS encoding HlyC/CorC family transporter, translated as MDAISTGTLLLSLLVLILISAYFSGSETAMMSLNRYRLRHLASSGHKGAKRASKLLDRPDRLIGLILIGNNLVNILASAIATIIGMRIWGDVGVAIATGLLTVVVLVFAEVTPKTVAALHPERIAYPSSLLLKWLLVILQPLVKVMNIITSGILRLIGVRNVATNDALSQEELRTVVHEAGALIPQRHQDMLLSILDLEKVTVEDIMIPRAEIYAINVNDDFKQINRQVVTSPHTRVLVYRDTIDDAVGFIHLRDALRLQSKEEFSKATLLRAVKELYFIPEGTPLNVQLANFQHNKERIGLVVDEYGDIQGLVTLEDILEEIVGDFTTSMVPTASEEIHPQEDGSLLIDASINIRELNKEMKWELPTDGPKTLNGLILEYLEDIPSPNTSLRLEGYPIEVMEVAENMVKTVRVMPDLYQAPDNAKKTP; from the coding sequence TTGGACGCGATATCGACCGGAACACTCCTGCTGTCGCTTTTAGTGTTAATCCTGATTTCTGCCTATTTCTCTGGCTCTGAAACGGCCATGATGTCTTTGAACCGCTATCGGCTCAGACACCTCGCCAGCAGCGGACACAAGGGCGCCAAACGTGCATCCAAGCTGCTGGACCGTCCCGACCGCCTGATTGGCCTTATCCTGATTGGTAACAACCTGGTGAACATCCTCGCCTCAGCCATAGCGACCATTATTGGTATGCGGATATGGGGTGACGTGGGTGTGGCCATCGCCACAGGTTTGCTGACCGTAGTGGTGCTGGTATTTGCCGAAGTCACCCCAAAGACAGTGGCCGCCCTGCATCCTGAGCGCATCGCTTACCCCTCGAGCCTGCTGCTTAAATGGCTGCTGGTGATATTGCAGCCCCTGGTAAAAGTGATGAATATCATCACCTCCGGCATTTTACGGCTTATCGGTGTTCGCAACGTGGCGACCAATGATGCCCTGAGTCAGGAAGAGCTGCGTACCGTGGTACACGAGGCCGGCGCCCTTATCCCCCAGCGTCACCAGGACATGCTGCTGTCTATTCTCGACCTTGAGAAAGTGACGGTGGAAGACATCATGATCCCCCGCGCCGAAATTTATGCCATCAACGTCAACGATGATTTCAAGCAAATAAACCGTCAGGTGGTCACCAGTCCCCACACACGGGTACTGGTATACCGCGATACCATAGATGACGCCGTGGGCTTTATTCACCTGAGAGATGCCTTACGCCTGCAGTCCAAAGAAGAGTTCAGCAAAGCCACCCTGCTCAGGGCGGTAAAAGAGCTCTACTTTATCCCCGAGGGTACGCCCCTGAACGTACAGCTGGCCAACTTCCAGCACAACAAGGAACGTATCGGTCTGGTGGTGGATGAGTACGGTGATATCCAGGGTCTGGTCACACTGGAAGACATTCTGGAAGAGATTGTGGGTGATTTCACCACTTCCATGGTGCCTACAGCCAGTGAGGAGATCCATCCCCAGGAAGATGGCAGCCTGCTGATAGATGCAAGTATCAACATCCGTGAGCTCAACAAAGAGATGAAGTGGGAGCTGCCCACGGATGGCCCGAAAACGCTGAACGGCCTTATCCTCGAATATCTGGAAGACATCCCCTCCCCCAATACCAGTTTGCGCCTCGAAGGCTACCCCATTGAGGTCATGGAGGTGGCAGAGAATATGGTGAAGACCGTGAGGGTTATGCCGGACCTGTATCAGGCCCCCGATAACGCAAAAAAGACGCCCTGA